A segment of the Candidatus Binatia bacterium genome:
TGCGGTGGCCAGTGTTCGAGCTCGTCGAGCCCGATTTCGGGACCGACCGGGATCCAGTGGCTGTCGGCGCGGCGTTGGACGAACCACGTCTGCTGCCCGCGGTGGAAGTCGAACGGCAACATCTTCATCGAGCCGTCCGCCATCTCGGTGAAGAAGGTCTGCGTCCCGCCGCCGGCCATGTGACCGCCGCCTACGACGGCGGCGACCTCGACGTCGAGTTCGGGCTCGCCGTCCGGTCGGACTCGGAACAGCAAGCCGTCTTCGGTCCGGATCGGGAGAACGACGCCGTTACGGAAGGTCCGCGGCTTTCCGTCAAAGGCGGCGATGACTTCGGCTTCGGCGGGGCGGCCGCCGGCTCGACCGTGCGTCGAGGACTTCCACACTTCGTATTGCGCGGCGTGACACTCCGCGCAGGCCTCGGCGCCGACGAAGTCCTCGAACGCCGGCGGCGCGTGTGCGGACACCAACATCGATGCGGCCGCCGTTCGCTCCGGCCTCCTGTCCGTTTCCGTGTGCGCTCCTCCGCCGTCGATTGTCCAGAAGGGGCCTTCGCAGTCGCAGAGCGTCCGCATGTGTCGGACGAGCGCGGAGATCCGGTCGGGGGAAAGCGTGTCTCCCCACGCAGGCATGAGGTGACTGCGGTCGAGAATTGCGCCGCCGGCGTAGATCCCGTCGTAGAGCGTGTCGTCGGCGCGGAGGCTCGAGACCGCTGCGTCCGCGTGCGCCGTGGGTGCCGTAGGCAATGACGCCGCATTGAAGCCCCCGCCGTGTCCGCCAACGCCGTGGCAAGGCGCGCAGTACACGGCGTAGTCGCGCCCGGCGCCCGGTTCGTCGGGCAGCGGGATGGTCGGATTCGCGATGAGCGAGAGATACGCGGTCGCGACGGGGGTCCGAGGCGCCGAGACGTAGGCCGCGATGAGTGCCCGAGTTTCGGACGTGAGCGGGAGGCGCGGCATCGTGGCGTGCGGCACGGCGTCGTTTGGATTCGCGATCATCTCGCGCACGAAGGCGGGTTGTAGTCGGGAAGCGGCGTTCGTGAGGTCGGGGGCGATCTCGCCGCCGGCACCGTCGAGGCGGTGGCAGCCGAGACAGGCAAGCTCCTTGTGGAGAAGGAGGCGCGCCTTCTCCCGCTGGTAGGCAGAGAGAGTCGCCGGCGCCTCGGCTTGTGTCGGCTCGTCAGGCTCCAGCTCCGCGACGAGGCGGTCGACCTCGGCCTCGGACAGGTCGAAGTCGGGCATCCGCGCGCCGTTCCCGGGACGCGTGCCGAAGGGACGGATGGGCCAGGGGTGGGAGAGGTAAGCGGGGAGCCATTCCGAACGAACCCGGGTCTTCTCGATACGCAGGTCGGGTGCCGGTTCGACGGCCGCGTGGTCGTCGAACCGGTGGCAGGCGCGGCAGGCGAGGGCGTCGAAAACGCGGCGGCCCTCTTCGGCGGTGACATCGGGGTATCTCGTGGTTGCGGCTTCGAGCGCAGCGTCGCGATCGTTGCGGGCGCGCGCGCCCGCGCGCTGCATGTAGTCGACGATCCGACGGAGCTGGGTGGTCGAGTCCTTTTCGACGGGCTTCGCGTGGCCGGATCCGTCGTCGCGCAGGAACAGCGCGGGCATCACCCCATCCGCGACGCCCCATGCAGACGGCGCGAGCAGGAAGCGACGCATCCATGCCGGCTTCAGTCGGGCCCCGGCGTCCACGAGATCCGGCCCGAGCACGCCGCCGCGGTCGCCGCGGGCGTGGCAGGTGAGGCAACTCTGCTGCTCGCCGATGATCTCGACAAACCGCGTATCCGATTCGATCTGCTGCGCGGGGGGAACGGGTTCATCGAGTCCAGCGGGGAGGGCGGGTAGGTTGCCCGGCTGCGCTTTCTGCTCTCCGAGGTAGCGCGTCAGCGCGAGGGCTTCGTCTTGCGCGAGATGGAAGTCCGGCATTCGAGCGGAGCCGAGGTGCCGCCGAACGGCACGAGGCGCTCGGAGGTAGTCGAACAGGTACCCCGGCTCATACCGGCTCCCGGCATCACCGAGAGGGGGTGCCTTCGACCGGATGTCGGTGGGAATCGGGAGGTCGGTGTGGCACGCTGGGCAGCCGAGATCGGCGAGGAGGGCATCGGGTCCGGCGCACGCCGGTGCCGGAGGCGTGACCAGCGCGAAGACGAGCCCGAAGCCAAGCAGCCGAAGAACCAGAGA
Coding sequences within it:
- a CDS encoding c-type cytochrome: MIHSLVLRLLGFGLVFALVTPPAPACAGPDALLADLGCPACHTDLPIPTDIRSKAPPLGDAGSRYEPGYLFDYLRAPRAVRRHLGSARMPDFHLAQDEALALTRYLGEQKAQPGNLPALPAGLDEPVPPAQQIESDTRFVEIIGEQQSCLTCHARGDRGGVLGPDLVDAGARLKPAWMRRFLLAPSAWGVADGVMPALFLRDDGSGHAKPVEKDSTTQLRRIVDYMQRAGARARNDRDAALEAATTRYPDVTAEEGRRVFDALACRACHRFDDHAAVEPAPDLRIEKTRVRSEWLPAYLSHPWPIRPFGTRPGNGARMPDFDLSEAEVDRLVAELEPDEPTQAEAPATLSAYQREKARLLLHKELACLGCHRLDGAGGEIAPDLTNAASRLQPAFVREMIANPNDAVPHATMPRLPLTSETRALIAAYVSAPRTPVATAYLSLIANPTIPLPDEPGAGRDYAVYCAPCHGVGGHGGGFNAASLPTAPTAHADAAVSSLRADDTLYDGIYAGGAILDRSHLMPAWGDTLSPDRISALVRHMRTLCDCEGPFWTIDGGGAHTETDRRPERTAAASMLVSAHAPPAFEDFVGAEACAECHAAQYEVWKSSTHGRAGGRPAEAEVIAAFDGKPRTFRNGVVLPIRTEDGLLFRVRPDGEPELDVEVAAVVGGGHMAGGGTQTFFTEMADGSMKMLPFDFHRGQQTWFVQRRADSHWIPVGPEIGLDELEHWPPHRALGNAARLSNCENCHGSQILVTYDPETSAYETRWKTLRIDCESCHGPGREHLVWARSANRDQQADIGIDPLAVLDKNESLQVCFRCHANKQALTTEYLVGATQEAHMAFKLPMLAQGAYLPDGRIDGFGYQQNHLFSDCFVEGSMVCTSCHDPHSQTYRDVNRTALEGRFDDAQCTGCHASKARDVSAHTHHPTDSPGSRCIACHMPYLQHQAIGDEIVFARSDHTIPIPRPVFDEALGIENACAKCHPDLSTSRLQEDVDAWWGPLKPHHPMIARILTVTEKTDAVEAARLLLAPGEAHTAAQFAGLSAYVRGYVRTNLRLEDEALQRLLALAEAPDPDVAAVALTALDLAAPRDARVRALATHARTGTDARADALRKRWIYSVLDLYRLRGRDGERAEAGRMLARMKQIQSGELH